A DNA window from Pseudoalteromonas spongiae UST010723-006 contains the following coding sequences:
- the gspG gene encoding type II secretion system major pseudopilin GspG, producing MKKQSGFSLLEIMVVLVIIGMIMAIVAPNIMGQQEEAKIDKARIDISALEDAMNMYKLRNNRYPTTEQGLEALVEETTIEPLPKRFPEGGFIEKLPVDPWESPYQLVSPGEFSKIDIFSMGPDGVAGTEDDIGNWDDEDER from the coding sequence ATGAAAAAGCAAAGTGGATTTTCATTACTTGAAATCATGGTAGTTCTGGTAATTATTGGCATGATCATGGCCATAGTTGCGCCGAACATTATGGGTCAACAAGAAGAAGCAAAAATTGACAAAGCACGTATTGATATCAGCGCATTAGAAGATGCAATGAATATGTACAAGCTACGTAACAATCGTTACCCAACAACAGAACAAGGCCTTGAGGCGTTAGTTGAAGAAACAACGATTGAGCCGTTACCAAAACGCTTTCCTGAAGGTGGTTTTATTGAAAAGCTACCCGTTGATCCATGGGAAAGCCCATATCAGCTAGTAAGCCCAGGTGAGTTTAGCAAAATTGATATTTTCTCAATGGGTCCAGACGGTGTTGCTGGTACAGAAGATGATATTGGTAACTGGGATGACGAAGA